The following are encoded together in the Bos javanicus breed banteng chromosome X, ARS-OSU_banteng_1.0, whole genome shotgun sequence genome:
- the ARMCX2 gene encoding armadillo repeat-containing X-linked protein 2, translated as MSRVRDAGCVAAGIVIGASAWYCVYKYARGRNHMMKKRLAKPKTRAVAETGARARAGLRAGFTIDLGPGFSPPTPVRTGAEERAQDESSALDTAGVEAVVPAASSAETQSGAGNKGQETEGAWVGLKAESVATVAFAVAPPLWEAKAPSAAKAPAMVGAPKLAEAPGAAEAPRAPVVPHVVPVPTEASQPTEPVEASIPAMPTGAAATVGVAAPSGTAEAPGPSGSSRTAAATKKATPGAHTGAIPKAGSATGAVPKGGAKGVTRSRTGGKGKGKKNKVEVDELGLGFRPGDGAAAAAAASANGGQAFLAEVPDSEEGESGWTDTESESDSEPETQQKGKGKRPVPMQKRPFPYEIDEILGVRDLRKVLALLQKSDDPFIQQVALLTLSNNANYSCNQDTIRKLGGLPIIANMINKTDPHIKEKALMAMNNLSENYENQGRLQVYMNKVMDDIMASNLNSAVQVVGLKFLTNMTITNDYQHLLVNSIANFFRLLSQGGGKIKVEILKILSNFAENPDMLKKLLSTQVPSSFSSLYNSYVESEILINALTLFEIIYDNLRAEVFNYREFNKGSLFYLCTASGVCVKKIRALADHHDLLVKVKVIKLVDKF; from the coding sequence ATGAGCCGTGTTCGGGATGCTGGCTGCGTAGCTGCTGGGATAGTCATCGGGGCCAGTGCCTGGTACTGTGTCTACAAATATGCCAGGGGAAGAAACCATATGATGAAGAAGAGACTGGCTAAACCCAAGACCAGGGCTGTGGCCGAGACTGGAGCCAGGGCTAGAGCTGGACTAAGGGCTGGATTCACAATTGACCTTGGGCCAGGATTCAGTCCTCCAACCCCAGTCCGCACTGGGGCAGAGGAAAGGGCTCAGGATGAATCCTCTGCTCTGGACACTGCTGGAGTTGAAGCAGTGGTCCCAGCTGCATCCAGTGCCGAGACCCAGAGTGGGGCAGGAAATAAGGGCCAGGAGACGGAAGGGGCTTGGGTGGGGCTTAAAGCTGAATCAGTAGCCACAGTGGCTTTTGCAGTGGCACCACCTCTCTGGGAGGCAAAGGCTCCCTCAGCTGCGAAGGCTCCCGCAATGGTTGGGGCTCCTAAATTAGCAGAAGCCCCTGGTGCAGCGGAGGCTCCCAGGGCGCCAGTGGTGCCTCATGTGGTGCCAGTTCCTACTGAGGCATCACAACCTACAGAGCCAGTGGAGGCTTCCATACCAGCAATGCCTACTGGGGCAGCAGCGACTGTAGGGGTAGCAGCGCCTTCTGGGACTGCAGAGGCTCCTGGGCCTTCAGGGTCCTCTAGAACAGCGGCAGCCACTAAGAAAGCAACCCCCGGGGCTCATACTGGGGCTATACCTAAGGCCGGGTCAGCTACTGGAGCTGTACCCAAAGGTGGAGCTAAGGGTGTAACCAGGTCCCGGACTGGAGGCAAGggcaaaggcaaaaaaaataagGTTGAAGTAGATGAACTGGGGCTGGGCTTCCGGCCTGGAGATGGGGctgcagcagccgcagcagcgtCTGCTAATGGGGGCCAGGCTTTCCTGGCAGAGGTTCCTGATTCTGAGGAAGGAGAGTCTGGATGGACAGACACAGAATCGGAATCAGACTCTGAGCCTGAGACCCagcagaaagggaaagggaagagacCTGTTCCCATGCAGAAGCGCCCCTTTCCTTACGAAATTGATGAGATTCTGGGTGTCCGAGATCTCAGGAAAGTCCTTGCTTTGCTTCAGAAGTCGGATGATCCTTTCATCCAACAGGTAGCTTTGCTCACTCTGAGCAATAATGCCAATTATTCATGCAACCAAGACACAATTCGCAAGTTGGGAGGCCTCCCAATTATTGCCAACATGATCAACAAAACCGACCCTCACATTAAGGAAAAAGCCTTAATGGCCATGAATAACCTGAGTGAGAATTATGAAAATCAGGGCCGGCTTCAGGTATACATGAATAAAGTGATGGATGACATCATGGCCTCTAACCTGAACTCAGCAGTACAGGTAGttggattaaaatttttaacaaacaTGACTATTACTAATGACTACCAGCACCTGCTTGTCAATTCTATTGCAAACTTTTTCCGTTTGTTATCTCAGGGAGGTGGAAAAATCAAGGTTGAGATTTTGAAAATACTTTCGAATTTTGCTGAAAATCCAGATATGTTAAAAAAACTACTCAGTACCCAAGTGCCATCATCATTTAGTTCCCTCTACAATTCTTATGTGGAATCAGAAATTCTTATTAATGCCCTGACTCTATTTGAGATCATCTATGACAATCTCAGGGCAGAAGTATTCAACTACAGAGAATTCAATAAAGGCTCCCTTTTTTACTTATGTACTGCATCTGGAGTGTGCGTTAAGAAAATTCGAGCCTTAGCAGATCACCATgacctcttggtgaaagtgaaagttataaAACTAGTGGACAAATTCTGA
- the ARMCX3 gene encoding armadillo repeat-containing X-linked protein 3, producing MGYARKVGWVTAGLVIGAGACYCIYRLTRGRKQNKEKMAEGGSGDVDDVGDCPGARYNDWSDDDDDNSENKGVVWYPPWARIGTEAGTRARARARARATRARRAVQKRASPNSDDTILSPQELQKVLCLVEMSEKPYILEAALIALGNNAAYAFNRDIIRDLGGLPIVAKILNTRDPIVKEKALIVLNNLSVNAENQRRLKIYMNQVCDDTITSRLNSSVQLAGLRLLTNMTVTNEYQHMLANSISDFFRLFSAGNEETKFQVLKLLLNLAENPAMTRELLRAQVPSSLGSLFNKKENKEVILKLLVVFENINDNFKWEENESTQNQFSEGSLFFFLKEFQVCADKILGLESHQDFLVKVKVGKFVAKLAENMFPKSQE from the coding sequence ATGGGCTACGCCAGGAAAGTAGGCTGGGTGACTGCGGGACTGGTGATTGGGGCTGGCGCCTGCTATTGCATTTATAGACTGAccagaggaagaaaacagaacaagGAGAAAATGGCTGAGGGTGGGTCTGGGGATGTGGATGATGTTGGGGATTGTCCTGGGGCCAGGTACAATGACTGgtctgatgatgatgatgacaacagTGAGAACAAAGGTGTAGTATGGTACCCACCTTGGGCCCGGATTGGGACTGAGGCTGGAACCAGAGCTAGGGCCAGGGCGAGGGCCAGGGCCACCCGGGCTCGTCGAGCTGTCCAGAAAAGGGCTTCCCCCAATTCAGATGATACTATTTTGTCCCCTCAAGAGCTGCAGAAAGTTCTTTGCTTGGTTGAGATGTCTGAAAAGCCTTATATTCTTGAAGCAGCTTTAATTGCTCTGGGTAACAATGCTGCTTATGCATTTAACAGAGATATTATTCGTGATCTGGGTGGCCTCCCAATTGTTGCAAAGATTCTCAATACTCGGGATCCCATAGTTAAGGAAAAGGCTTTAATTGTCCTAAATAACTTGAGTGTGAATGCTGAAAATCAGCGCAGGCTTAAGATATACATGAATCAAGTCTGTGATGACACAATCACTTCTCGATTGAACTCATCTGTGCAACTGGCAGGTCTAAGATTGCTTACGAACATGACTGTTACTAATGAGTATCAGCACATGCTTGCTAATTCCATTTCAGACTTTTTCCGTTTATTTTCAGCAGGAAATGAAGAAACCAAATTTCAGGTTTTGAAACTCCTTTTGAATTTGGCTGAAAATCCAGCCATGACTAGAGAACTGCTCAGGGCCCAAGTACCATCCTCGCTGGGTTCCCTCTTTAATAAGAAGGAGAACAAAGAGGTGATTCTTAAGCTTCTGGTCGTATTCGAGAACATAAATGACAATTTTAAATGGGAGGAAAATGAATCTACTCAGAATCAATTCAGCGAaggttcactttttttctttttaaaagaatttcaggTGTGTGCTGATAAGATTCTGGGGCTAGAAAGTCATCAGGATTTtttggtaaaagtgaaagttggaaAATTCGTGGCCAAACTGGCTGAGAATATGTTCCCAAAGAGCCAGGAATAA